In the Thermodesulfobacteriota bacterium genome, one interval contains:
- a CDS encoding SDR family oxidoreductase, which yields MKLKDKVAIITGGSLGVGKATALLFAKEGAKVVITGRTESTLKEAVEEAKRKGLAINYLVSDVSKEEDCQKTVDYVVKKYGRIDILFNNAGVLHRARTHETTTEQWDETFDVNVRGVYLMSKYTIPHMLKQGYGNIVNNSSVLGLKASPNFAAYNSSKGAVNQLTRSMALEYADKGIRVNAICTGTVYTPMVYKLFEDLGDKEAAEKRYISVHPIGRLSQPEEIAHAVLFLCDDNVSFMTGAMLSVDGGLSAK from the coding sequence TCTTTGCCAAGGAGGGCGCAAAGGTAGTAATCACCGGGCGAACTGAGAGTACGCTGAAAGAAGCGGTGGAGGAGGCTAAGAGGAAAGGATTAGCAATTAACTATTTGGTGAGTGATGTATCGAAAGAGGAGGACTGCCAAAAGACAGTCGATTATGTGGTCAAGAAATATGGGCGGATAGATATACTCTTCAACAACGCCGGCGTCCTCCACAGAGCGAGGACGCATGAAACTACAACCGAGCAGTGGGATGAAACATTCGATGTAAACGTGAGGGGCGTTTATCTGATGTCCAAGTATACAATTCCCCATATGCTCAAGCAGGGATACGGCAACATCGTTAATAACTCCTCCGTATTGGGACTAAAAGCCTCTCCTAACTTCGCCGCCTATAACTCCTCTAAGGGAGCGGTCAACCAGCTTACCCGGAGCATGGCGCTTGAATATGCAGACAAGGGAATACGGGTGAACGCTATCTGCACCGGGACTGTTTATACTCCAATGGTATATAAGCTCTTTGAAGATTTGGGCGACAAAGAAGCCGCGGAGAAAAGATATATCTCCGTTCATCCGATCGGACGGCTTTCTCAGCCCGAAGAGATTGCTCATGCTGTTTTATTTCTCTGCGACGACAATGTGAGCTTTATGACCGGGGCGATGCTCTCGGTGGACGGGGGGTTGAGTGCGAAGTGA